One region of Chelonoidis abingdonii isolate Lonesome George chromosome 14, CheloAbing_2.0, whole genome shotgun sequence genomic DNA includes:
- the NFS1 gene encoding cysteine desulfurase isoform X2 — protein MLPYLMHYYGNPHSRTHAYGWESESAMERARQQVASLIGADPREIFFTSGATESNNLAIKGVARFYKSRKKHIITTQTEHKCVLDSCRYLETEGFRVTYLPVKSNGLIDLKELENALQPDTSLVSIMTVNNEIGVKQPISDIGQICSSRKVFFHTDAAQAVGKIPMDVNDMKIDLMSISGHKIYGPKGVGAIYVRRRPRVRLEPLQSGGGQERGMRSGTVPTPLAVGLGAACEVSQQEMEYDYKRISVLADRLVTKIMTEIPDVVMNGDPEHHYPGCINLSFAYVEGESLLMALKDVALSSGSACTSASLEPSYVLRAIGTDEDLAHSSIRFGIGRFTTEEEVDYTVQKCIQHVKRLREMSPLWEMVQDGVDLKSIKWTQH, from the exons ATGCTCCCTTATCTAATGCACTACTATGGCAACCCACATTCCAGGACTCATGCCTATGGCTGGGAGAGTGAGTCTGCTATGGAGCGAGCCAGGCAG caaGTTGCATCATTAATTGGAGCAGATCCTAGGGAGATTTTTTTTACCAGTGGTGCGACAGAATCGAATAATTTAGCAATTAAG GGTGTTGCAAGATTCTATAAATCCAGAAAGAAGCATATAATTACAACTCAGACAGAACACAAGTGTGTGCTGGACTCTTGCCGTTATCTGGAGACTGAAGGCTTTCGTGTCACATACTTGCCTGTTAAAAGTAATGGGCTCATAGATTTAAAG GAACTGGAGAATGCGCTCCAACCAGACACAAGCTTGGTGTCCATAATGACTGTGAATAATGAAATAGGAGTAAAGCAGCCAATTAGTGACATTG GTCAGATCTGCAGTTCTCGTAAGGTTTTCTTCCACACCGATGCTGCGCAGGCAGTTGGTAAAATCCCCATGGATGTCAATGATATGAAAATTGACCTAATGAGCATCAGTGGCCATAAAATCTATGGTCCAAAAG gGGTTGGTGCCATCTATGTTCGCCGTCGGCCCCGGGTGAGGTTGGAACCTTTACAGAGTGGGGGAGGCCAGGAGAGAGGAATGCGATCTGGGACTGTGCCTACACCTTTAGCAGTTGGCCTTGGGGCAGCGTGTGAAGTGTCTCAACAGGAGATGGAG TATGACTATAAGCGAATCTCTGTATTGGCGGACCGACTCGTTACAAAAATAATGACTGAAATTCCAGATGTGGTTATGAATGGAGACCCAGAGCATCACTATCCAG GCTGCATCAATTTATCTTTTGCGTATGTGGAAGGAGAGAGTCTGCTGATGGCTCTGAAAGATGTGGCTCTGTCTTCAGGAAG TGCTTGCACATCTGCCTCTCTGGAGCCGTCTTATGTGTTACGAGCAATTGGGACTGATGAAGATTTGGCTCACTCATCCATAAG gtttgGCATTGGTCGTTTCACTACAGAAGAAGAAGTAGATTACACAGTGCAGAAGTGCATACAGCATGTCAAAAGGCTGAGGGAGATGAG tCCACTGTGGGAAATGGTGCAGGATGGAGTTGACCTGAAAAGTATTAAATGGACCCAGCACTAG
- the ROMO1 gene encoding reactive oxygen species modulator 1: MPVTVGPYGQSQPNCFDRVKMGFMMGFAVGMAAGALFGTFSCLRIGMRGRELMGGVGKTMMQSGGTFGTFMAIGMGIRC; encoded by the exons AtgcctgtgactgtggggccatATGGACAGTCCCAGCCCAACTGCTTTGACAGAGTGAAAATGGGCTTCATGATGGGCTTTGCTGTTGGCATGGCGGCAGGGGCACTGTTTGGCACATTTTCCTGCCTCAG gATTGGCATGAGAGGACGAGAACTGATGGGTGGAGTTGGCAAAACCATGATGCAAAGTGGTGGCACGTTTGGGACATTCATGGCCATTGGCATGGGAATCCGCTGCTAA
- the NFS1 gene encoding cysteine desulfurase isoform X1, translating to MLLLLRRAAALRGAHGLGGPPARRLSEAARGNEKKGLGEESVLRPLYMDVQATTPLDPRVLDCMLPYLMHYYGNPHSRTHAYGWESESAMERARQQVASLIGADPREIFFTSGATESNNLAIKGVARFYKSRKKHIITTQTEHKCVLDSCRYLETEGFRVTYLPVKSNGLIDLKELENALQPDTSLVSIMTVNNEIGVKQPISDIGQICSSRKVFFHTDAAQAVGKIPMDVNDMKIDLMSISGHKIYGPKGVGAIYVRRRPRVRLEPLQSGGGQERGMRSGTVPTPLAVGLGAACEVSQQEMEYDYKRISVLADRLVTKIMTEIPDVVMNGDPEHHYPGCINLSFAYVEGESLLMALKDVALSSGSACTSASLEPSYVLRAIGTDEDLAHSSIRFGIGRFTTEEEVDYTVQKCIQHVKRLREMSPLWEMVQDGVDLKSIKWTQH from the exons atgttgctgctgctgcggaGGGCGGCGGCGCTGCGGGGGGCCCATGGGCTCGGGGGGCCGCCAGCCCGGCGGCTGTCGGAGGCGGCCCGGGGCAACGAGA aaAAAGGTCTTGGTGAAGAATCTGTGCTCCGGCCGTTGTATATGGATGTCCAGGCAACTACTCCTCTG GACCCCAGAGTTTTGGACTGCATGCTCCCTTATCTAATGCACTACTATGGCAACCCACATTCCAGGACTCATGCCTATGGCTGGGAGAGTGAGTCTGCTATGGAGCGAGCCAGGCAG caaGTTGCATCATTAATTGGAGCAGATCCTAGGGAGATTTTTTTTACCAGTGGTGCGACAGAATCGAATAATTTAGCAATTAAG GGTGTTGCAAGATTCTATAAATCCAGAAAGAAGCATATAATTACAACTCAGACAGAACACAAGTGTGTGCTGGACTCTTGCCGTTATCTGGAGACTGAAGGCTTTCGTGTCACATACTTGCCTGTTAAAAGTAATGGGCTCATAGATTTAAAG GAACTGGAGAATGCGCTCCAACCAGACACAAGCTTGGTGTCCATAATGACTGTGAATAATGAAATAGGAGTAAAGCAGCCAATTAGTGACATTG GTCAGATCTGCAGTTCTCGTAAGGTTTTCTTCCACACCGATGCTGCGCAGGCAGTTGGTAAAATCCCCATGGATGTCAATGATATGAAAATTGACCTAATGAGCATCAGTGGCCATAAAATCTATGGTCCAAAAG gGGTTGGTGCCATCTATGTTCGCCGTCGGCCCCGGGTGAGGTTGGAACCTTTACAGAGTGGGGGAGGCCAGGAGAGAGGAATGCGATCTGGGACTGTGCCTACACCTTTAGCAGTTGGCCTTGGGGCAGCGTGTGAAGTGTCTCAACAGGAGATGGAG TATGACTATAAGCGAATCTCTGTATTGGCGGACCGACTCGTTACAAAAATAATGACTGAAATTCCAGATGTGGTTATGAATGGAGACCCAGAGCATCACTATCCAG GCTGCATCAATTTATCTTTTGCGTATGTGGAAGGAGAGAGTCTGCTGATGGCTCTGAAAGATGTGGCTCTGTCTTCAGGAAG TGCTTGCACATCTGCCTCTCTGGAGCCGTCTTATGTGTTACGAGCAATTGGGACTGATGAAGATTTGGCTCACTCATCCATAAG gtttgGCATTGGTCGTTTCACTACAGAAGAAGAAGTAGATTACACAGTGCAGAAGTGCATACAGCATGTCAAAAGGCTGAGGGAGATGAG tCCACTGTGGGAAATGGTGCAGGATGGAGTTGACCTGAAAAGTATTAAATGGACCCAGCACTAG